From Psychrobacillus sp. FSL K6-2836, a single genomic window includes:
- a CDS encoding FapA family protein, with amino-acid sequence MLQNSITIKAETIEEAVQTALNILQCTTEDINVQVVKSPSKSLFGLRKRLAEVSITKVNSNVILTKAKREEENSVFAINDRELDKLIDKVIDYDMPEQEREEAIVPTLPKKDSGALHSEITFGAWIQNNKVYIQENDQRLPIIEADGKVKVLVNGERLVKPQIVTSTDKVQVVLENEVIPSSFWIDIKDNNMMATLSIKPGKKIVRELEETGPQEHLVISAKETESSFIDIRLDEVLQKLKSLKIERGIIYPSIRDMLIDGVGEAIIAKGISPIEGLDGDIEILIDGWEDNKVDDKDILHSEKIDYREGQSILAVEVGQIIAKKILAIAGKHGSDLFGTIVPSKPVHEVVLKIGKHVEQKDNQIVALTAGRPSIETRGKLVKIDVIKEYVHTGDVSLESGNIRFQGDIRINGNVLDSMFVEAEGRVYIKGTVNRAVIQSGHFMRVEQNVFSSELSVGKVNHIIASLTQVLSELLTYLDHILGAINQILMIRQQNKPEEETMKISYLIRLLLEKKYGDFRDLVIRFCDIIEQNEQNLDRDWKSLSVKLKEYFITVSRDQNIQLKALESLIESAREIYEIYFLPPEPNATIELPYGINSTLYSSGNIHIFGQGVYHCSLHADHNVIIKGVCRGGMISAGNDIVLNEVGSENGGKTTISVPINGKIYINYAHVDTVIQIGRRMHTFSQGTAKIAAFIDAEGNLQLY; translated from the coding sequence ATGTTACAAAATTCTATTACTATAAAAGCAGAAACTATCGAGGAAGCTGTTCAAACGGCTCTTAATATTTTGCAATGTACGACCGAGGATATTAATGTTCAAGTTGTAAAATCACCTTCGAAAAGTTTATTTGGTTTAAGGAAACGTTTAGCGGAAGTTAGTATTACAAAGGTAAATTCCAATGTTATTTTAACTAAAGCAAAAAGAGAGGAAGAAAATTCTGTTTTTGCTATCAACGATAGGGAATTGGATAAACTAATTGATAAAGTTATAGACTACGATATGCCAGAGCAGGAACGAGAGGAAGCAATTGTTCCAACTCTTCCAAAAAAAGATTCGGGAGCCTTACACAGCGAGATTACATTTGGTGCCTGGATACAAAACAATAAAGTGTATATACAGGAAAATGATCAAAGACTACCAATCATCGAAGCGGACGGAAAAGTGAAAGTGTTAGTAAATGGTGAACGTTTGGTAAAACCACAAATTGTTACAAGCACAGATAAAGTTCAGGTTGTTTTAGAGAATGAAGTTATTCCAAGTAGTTTTTGGATTGATATAAAAGATAATAACATGATGGCCACTCTTTCGATCAAGCCAGGAAAGAAGATAGTACGGGAGTTGGAAGAGACAGGTCCTCAAGAACATCTTGTTATTAGCGCAAAAGAAACAGAGTCTTCCTTTATAGATATTAGATTAGATGAGGTATTGCAAAAGTTGAAATCCCTTAAAATTGAAAGAGGTATTATATATCCTTCTATCCGTGATATGTTAATTGATGGAGTAGGAGAGGCAATTATAGCAAAAGGTATTTCTCCAATAGAAGGATTGGATGGAGATATAGAAATACTAATTGATGGATGGGAAGATAATAAGGTGGATGATAAGGATATACTTCATTCAGAGAAAATTGATTATAGAGAAGGTCAATCTATTCTAGCGGTAGAAGTTGGTCAAATTATTGCCAAAAAGATACTGGCTATTGCCGGAAAACATGGCTCTGATTTATTTGGAACTATAGTACCTTCAAAGCCCGTACACGAAGTGGTTCTGAAGATAGGAAAACATGTGGAACAAAAAGATAACCAAATAGTAGCTCTTACGGCAGGCAGACCTTCTATTGAAACAAGGGGAAAATTAGTAAAAATTGATGTTATTAAAGAGTATGTTCATACGGGAGACGTAAGTTTAGAAAGCGGGAATATTCGGTTCCAAGGAGATATACGCATAAATGGCAATGTACTGGATTCTATGTTTGTTGAAGCAGAAGGAAGAGTTTATATAAAAGGTACCGTCAATAGAGCAGTTATACAATCAGGGCATTTCATGAGAGTAGAACAAAATGTGTTTTCCTCTGAATTATCAGTGGGTAAGGTTAACCATATTATCGCTTCATTGACTCAAGTTTTGTCGGAGTTATTGACGTATTTAGATCATATTCTAGGGGCAATCAATCAAATACTAATGATTCGTCAACAAAACAAGCCAGAAGAAGAAACTATGAAAATTTCATATTTAATACGCTTATTATTAGAAAAAAAGTACGGGGATTTTCGTGACTTAGTAATAAGATTTTGTGACATAATCGAGCAAAATGAACAGAATTTGGATAGAGATTGGAAATCGTTATCCGTTAAGTTGAAAGAATATTTTATAACCGTATCAAGAGATCAAAATATTCAGTTGAAAGCTTTGGAGTCGCTTATAGAGAGTGCAAGGGAAATATATGAAATATACTTTTTACCTCCAGAACCAAATGCGACAATAGAATTACCGTATGGTATTAATTCTACTTTATATTCAAGTGGGAACATTCATATATTTGGCCAGGGTGTGTATCATTGTTCGCTGCATGCAGATCATAATGTGATTATTAAAGGTGTTTGCCGTGGAGGGATGATTTCAGCAGGAAATGATATTGTTCTTAATGAAGTTGGTTCCGAAAATGGTGGTAAAACGACTATTTCCGTCCCTATAAACGGGAAAATATACATTAATTATGCACATGTGGATACTGTAATCCAAATAGGTAGACGTATGCATACCTTTAGTCAAGGTACAGCGAAGATTGCAGCCTTTATAGATGCTGAGGGAAATCTACAGTTATATTAG
- the tatA gene encoding twin-arginine translocase TatA/TatE family subunit yields the protein MPNIGIPGLILVLIIALIIFGPSKLPQLGKAVGQTLKEFKTSTRDIINDEEKDAKKVEASEVDLDKK from the coding sequence ATGCCAAACATAGGGATACCCGGTTTAATACTTGTACTAATTATTGCTTTGATCATCTTTGGTCCATCTAAATTACCTCAACTAGGCAAAGCTGTTGGACAAACGTTAAAAGAATTCAAAACCTCAACTCGAGATATTATAAATGATGAAGAAAAAGATGCTAAGAAAGTCGAAGCATCTGAAGTAGATTTAGATAAGAAATAA
- a CDS encoding PAS domain S-box protein, whose product MKRLFNNISNDVYRSIISNNPDAIFLLDENGKVLDSNSATANIYGYSAEEMLNLYYPNIIIPSTDYSLKTLMDKSWNGETCAYQASAYHKNGSVLYLQVKNVPMLEEGKTVGVMVVAKDETELTQTRLTLQETSEKFISIFNSSADAIDIIDINGNVMLVNPAFEVMYGWNKKELIGKKLPTIPKSRLDAVKERREKAILGEYTRGLEVDCIKKDGTSIDMSITISPLLNGEEKVVGFLDISRDITERKKMESDLRDSKNRYKSLLNVSPEAICVHSQGVIRYINEAGTKLFGYYHPSELLNRHILDFTHINSQETVRESIRMSKIDKYFPKKTIVQTMLRADSSTILVEATILGIEYEDEPAIQVIYRDITERKRLLDSLIRSEEKYRLIAENMTDLVSLIDENGILKYISPSFQPVLGFPIEELQGTKAREQVHSEDFAQIIPRFKSLLNRTESVAAEFRVKHKTKGWLWVEAKATYCIDEEHGKPFLLVVSRDIEERKKLQEKLKSMAFHDGLTGLPNRRLFGQKMQQVIKEANRKNQKFALLYMDIDKFKRVNDNLGHSIGDELLKLFGERVSACLRDSDMLARQGGDEFTALLLDIESGEKAKICAKEILESLQREWIIDGHSFKTTSSIGIALYPSDGTDMDTLMVNADKALYTAKENGRNRFVLYKEV is encoded by the coding sequence ATGAAAAGATTGTTTAATAATATTTCTAATGATGTCTATCGATCTATAATCAGTAATAATCCAGATGCTATTTTCTTGTTAGATGAAAATGGAAAAGTCTTAGATAGTAATAGCGCAACTGCTAATATATATGGTTATTCGGCTGAAGAAATGTTGAATTTATATTATCCAAATATAATAATACCAAGTACAGACTATAGTTTAAAAACATTAATGGATAAATCATGGAACGGCGAAACTTGTGCCTATCAGGCAAGTGCATATCATAAAAACGGAAGTGTTCTTTATTTACAGGTTAAAAATGTTCCAATGTTGGAAGAGGGCAAAACTGTTGGTGTCATGGTTGTAGCAAAAGATGAAACAGAACTTACTCAAACGAGATTGACATTACAAGAGACATCCGAAAAATTTATTTCAATCTTTAATTCCTCAGCGGATGCTATTGACATTATCGATATAAATGGAAATGTCATGTTAGTTAATCCTGCCTTCGAGGTAATGTATGGATGGAATAAGAAAGAGCTTATCGGAAAAAAGCTGCCAACGATACCAAAGAGTCGCTTGGATGCAGTAAAAGAAAGACGTGAAAAGGCAATACTAGGAGAATATACTCGAGGTTTGGAAGTAGATTGTATAAAAAAAGACGGCACTTCAATTGATATGAGCATAACCATATCTCCTCTCTTGAATGGAGAAGAAAAAGTAGTTGGATTTTTAGATATTTCTCGTGACATAACAGAAAGAAAAAAAATGGAGTCCGATCTAAGAGATAGTAAAAATCGATATAAGTCTTTATTAAACGTATCTCCAGAAGCAATTTGCGTACACAGTCAAGGCGTGATTCGTTATATAAATGAAGCCGGGACTAAATTGTTTGGATACTATCATCCTAGCGAGTTACTGAATCGCCATATACTGGATTTTACTCATATTAACTCCCAGGAAACCGTCAGAGAGAGTATTCGAATGTCTAAAATAGATAAATACTTTCCTAAAAAAACTATAGTACAGACAATGTTGCGGGCAGATAGTTCAACCATTTTAGTAGAAGCGACAATTTTAGGAATAGAATATGAAGATGAGCCGGCCATACAAGTAATATATAGGGATATTACGGAAAGAAAAAGGCTATTAGATTCTTTAATACGTAGTGAAGAAAAATACCGATTAATAGCAGAAAATATGACCGATTTAGTTTCTCTCATTGATGAGAATGGAATATTAAAGTATATTTCCCCTTCTTTTCAACCTGTTTTAGGATTTCCAATAGAAGAATTACAAGGCACAAAAGCAAGGGAGCAAGTACATTCTGAAGACTTTGCTCAAATTATTCCCCGTTTTAAGTCATTATTAAACAGAACAGAATCTGTTGCAGCAGAGTTTAGGGTAAAACATAAAACAAAAGGATGGCTATGGGTGGAAGCGAAAGCAACCTATTGTATTGATGAAGAACATGGCAAACCATTCCTGCTAGTTGTTTCTCGTGATATTGAAGAAAGAAAAAAATTACAAGAAAAACTAAAATCTATGGCTTTCCATGATGGTTTAACAGGTTTACCGAATAGAAGGCTGTTCGGGCAGAAGATGCAGCAAGTCATCAAGGAAGCGAACAGAAAAAATCAGAAATTCGCATTATTGTATATGGACATAGATAAATTTAAAAGGGTTAATGACAATCTTGGACATTCAATTGGTGATGAATTATTAAAATTATTTGGTGAGAGAGTGAGTGCCTGCTTACGTGATAGTGATATGCTCGCTCGACAAGGAGGGGATGAATTCACGGCCCTGTTACTTGATATTGAGAGTGGGGAAAAAGCTAAAATCTGCGCGAAAGAAATATTGGAGAGTTTACAGCGCGAATGGATAATTGATGGACATTCTTTTAAGACGACTTCAAGTATCGGTATTGCTCTTTATCCAAGTGACGGTACAGATATGGATACATTGATGGTAAATGCGGATAAAGCATTGTACACTGCAAAGGAAAATGGGAGGAATAGATTCGTTCTATACAAAGAAGTTTGA
- the metH gene encoding methionine synthase, producing MSKHLIEQQLQKRILIIDGAMGTMIQNADLSPEDFGGEDYDGCNEYLNVFKPSVIEQVHREYLEAGADIICTNTFGGTPVVLNEYDLGDQAHDINFRAAELAKNCAEEFSTSDWPRFVAGAIGPTTKTLSVTGGITFDELTHDFYAQAKALIEGGVDVILLETSQDMLNVKAATIGIKQAFEELKKDLPIMISGTIEPMGTTLAGQSIEAFYISIEHIKPLSVGLNCATGPEFMTDHIRTLSELSDGYVSCYPNAGLPDEEGHYHESPESLSKKLRGFAEKGWLNVVGGCCGTTPAHIRAVREAVQDLAPRKPAESGRQGHVVSGIEPLQYDESMRPLFIGERTNVIGSRKFKRLIIDEKFEEASEIARAQVKGGAHVIDICLANPDRDELEDMTNFMKEVVKKVKVPLVIDSTDEKVIEAALKYSQGKTIINSINLEDGEERFEAVMPLVKKYGAAVVVGTIDEIGMAVTRQRKLEIAERSYDLLVNKWGLAPEDIIFDPLVFPVGTGDQQYIGSAVETIEGIRLIKEKLPRALTVLGVSNVSFGLPPVGREVLNAVYLYNCTQAGLDYAIVNTEKLERYASIPKQEIDMANELLFTTTDQTLADFTDFYRDKKKEKTEDDIPKTVPERLAYYVIEGTKEGLIPDLEAALQMYDAPLDVINGPLMKGMAEVGRLFNDNQLIVAEVLQSAGVMKASVAYLEQFMEKKEDDSGKGKIVLATVKGDVHDIGKNLVDIILSNNGYKVIDVGIKVTPATLIEVIRKEKPDMIGLSGLLVKSAQQMVITAQDFKEAGIDVPILVGGAALSRRFTETKISAEYDGPVLYAKDAMQGLDLANRLQNEADKEILLVELDVQQEKRKIAEANRSAKQAVAVLEKPVKTVREDVQVYVPKDVRRHILKDYSVSHLHPYVNMRTLIGHHLGLKGYSDKLLAEGDERATGLHELVTGYLQSDILKPQGVYQFFPAQSDGDDVIIYDPTDAKTEIERFTFPRQSALPFLCLADYLKSVDSGEMDYVALMLVTAGHGVRAESAKLKDQGKFLESHALQATALELAEGFAERIHQEIRDQWGFPDATDFTMRDRFAAKYQGQRFSFGYPACPNLDDQAKLFGLIKPEDIGVQLTEEFMMEPEASVSAIVFAHPDARYFVVD from the coding sequence ATGTCCAAACATCTAATTGAGCAGCAACTCCAAAAGAGAATACTAATTATCGATGGTGCGATGGGAACGATGATACAAAATGCAGATCTTAGTCCAGAAGACTTTGGAGGCGAAGATTACGACGGCTGTAATGAGTATTTAAATGTCTTCAAGCCAAGTGTAATTGAACAAGTCCATCGTGAATATTTAGAGGCTGGCGCTGATATTATTTGTACGAATACATTTGGTGGGACGCCAGTCGTGTTAAATGAATATGATCTTGGTGATCAAGCCCATGATATCAACTTTCGTGCAGCCGAGCTTGCTAAAAACTGTGCAGAGGAATTTTCTACATCTGATTGGCCTCGGTTTGTAGCGGGGGCAATTGGACCGACGACAAAAACATTGTCAGTCACTGGTGGAATCACATTTGATGAACTTACGCACGATTTTTATGCACAAGCAAAGGCTTTAATAGAAGGCGGCGTAGATGTTATCCTTTTGGAAACAAGCCAGGATATGCTGAATGTAAAAGCCGCAACAATCGGTATAAAACAGGCATTTGAGGAATTGAAAAAAGATCTTCCAATTATGATTTCAGGAACCATCGAACCAATGGGGACGACACTTGCAGGCCAAAGTATTGAAGCATTTTATATTTCGATTGAACATATAAAACCACTTTCTGTTGGCTTGAATTGTGCGACAGGACCTGAATTTATGACGGATCACATCCGCACATTATCTGAGCTATCGGACGGCTATGTTAGCTGTTATCCAAATGCCGGCTTACCAGATGAAGAAGGGCATTACCATGAATCTCCAGAATCGCTCTCCAAAAAGCTCCGTGGCTTTGCTGAAAAAGGTTGGTTGAATGTTGTTGGTGGATGCTGTGGAACGACCCCTGCTCATATTCGAGCAGTCCGAGAAGCAGTACAAGACCTTGCTCCACGAAAACCGGCAGAGTCGGGTCGACAAGGGCATGTAGTATCCGGAATAGAACCCCTTCAATACGATGAATCGATGCGTCCGTTATTCATAGGGGAGCGTACAAATGTAATAGGATCTCGAAAGTTTAAACGTTTAATCATAGATGAAAAGTTTGAAGAAGCATCTGAAATTGCGCGAGCACAGGTTAAAGGTGGGGCTCATGTAATTGATATTTGCCTAGCGAATCCTGACCGTGATGAGCTAGAGGACATGACTAACTTCATGAAAGAAGTAGTAAAAAAAGTTAAAGTTCCTCTTGTTATTGATTCGACCGATGAAAAGGTAATCGAAGCAGCACTTAAATATTCCCAAGGAAAAACAATTATCAATTCTATTAATTTAGAGGATGGTGAAGAGCGATTTGAAGCGGTAATGCCTCTAGTGAAAAAGTACGGTGCGGCAGTAGTAGTTGGAACAATCGATGAGATAGGTATGGCGGTTACAAGGCAGCGGAAGCTTGAAATCGCAGAGCGTTCATATGATTTATTAGTAAATAAATGGGGACTTGCGCCAGAGGATATAATTTTTGACCCACTTGTATTCCCGGTTGGAACAGGAGACCAACAATATATCGGATCGGCAGTAGAGACAATTGAAGGTATCCGGCTAATAAAAGAAAAATTACCACGAGCATTGACTGTTTTAGGTGTCAGTAATGTATCATTTGGTCTTCCGCCAGTTGGTCGTGAAGTATTGAATGCTGTCTATTTATACAACTGTACGCAGGCTGGTCTGGATTACGCAATTGTAAATACAGAAAAGCTTGAAAGGTATGCTTCTATTCCTAAACAGGAAATTGACATGGCAAATGAGCTATTATTTACAACGACTGATCAAACACTGGCTGATTTCACCGATTTTTACCGTGACAAAAAGAAAGAAAAGACGGAAGATGATATTCCGAAAACTGTACCAGAACGTCTTGCCTATTATGTTATTGAAGGAACGAAGGAAGGGCTTATCCCGGATCTAGAAGCTGCTCTTCAAATGTATGATGCACCACTAGATGTCATTAATGGTCCATTGATGAAGGGCATGGCCGAGGTAGGGAGACTGTTTAATGACAATCAGCTAATAGTTGCAGAGGTGCTTCAAAGTGCTGGTGTGATGAAAGCTTCTGTTGCATACTTGGAGCAGTTCATGGAGAAAAAAGAGGATGATTCAGGTAAAGGTAAAATTGTCCTTGCGACTGTTAAAGGCGATGTGCATGATATTGGAAAAAACCTAGTAGATATAATATTAAGTAACAATGGATATAAAGTAATCGATGTCGGCATTAAAGTAACTCCAGCCACTTTAATAGAAGTTATTCGGAAGGAAAAGCCCGATATGATTGGACTTTCGGGACTGCTTGTAAAATCAGCACAGCAAATGGTAATTACTGCGCAGGATTTTAAAGAAGCGGGTATTGATGTACCTATACTTGTAGGTGGAGCAGCGCTTTCTCGTCGTTTTACAGAAACAAAAATTTCTGCTGAATATGATGGTCCCGTTCTATACGCGAAAGATGCGATGCAGGGACTCGACCTAGCTAATCGTTTGCAAAATGAAGCGGATAAAGAGATTTTATTAGTAGAACTTGATGTTCAACAGGAAAAACGAAAAATTGCAGAAGCTAATCGCTCAGCCAAGCAGGCGGTTGCTGTTTTAGAAAAACCGGTTAAAACCGTACGTGAGGATGTTCAAGTATACGTACCAAAGGATGTTCGAAGACATATTTTAAAAGATTACTCGGTTTCCCATTTGCATCCATATGTGAATATGCGAACGCTAATAGGTCATCATTTAGGACTAAAGGGATATAGCGATAAATTATTAGCAGAAGGTGACGAGCGTGCAACCGGGTTACATGAATTAGTTACAGGATACTTACAATCGGATATTTTGAAGCCACAAGGGGTATATCAATTTTTCCCTGCGCAATCGGATGGAGATGATGTAATTATCTATGACCCAACCGACGCAAAAACAGAAATCGAGCGATTCACATTCCCACGCCAATCTGCCCTGCCATTTCTTTGTTTAGCAGATTATTTAAAGTCTGTGGACAGTGGGGAAATGGACTATGTTGCGTTGATGCTAGTAACTGCTGGACATGGAGTTCGTGCTGAATCGGCTAAACTAAAAGACCAAGGCAAATTTTTAGAAAGCCACGCACTGCAGGCGACTGCGCTAGAATTAGCTGAGGGATTTGCCGAACGTATTCATCAAGAAATTAGAGACCAATGGGGATTCCCAGATGCGACGGATTTCACAATGCGCGACCGTTTTGCTGCAAAATACCAAGGTCAACGCTTTTCATTCGGCTATCCAGCATGCCCGAATTTAGATGACCAAGCAAAACTGTTTGGTCTTATAAAACCTGAAGATATCGGAGTCCAGCTTACCGAAGAATTCATGATGGAACCAGAAGCCTCTGTGTCTGCAATCGTATTTGCGCACCCAGACGCAAGATATTTTGTCGTAGACTAA
- a CDS encoding sensor domain-containing protein yields MYKEIIDSLQDSIAVINADGEIIVTNKSWKKFCQETNGCLKNADVVGINYLEILSNSIYLEEYNGILAVLKGEIPFFNTTYPCLSENWYTKLVSPLMDQGKIIGATITHKDISEYEKERIEMYNDLENMTDAFLTVDKDWQITFLNKEAEKLLFASKEDLLGVDLWEIYPDAVDSIFNENYSKTMYERVETRFEAYYDPLETWFEIHAYPKGKSGVSIFFNNINDKKSKEDKLWNTAHHDHLTEMPNRLLLYKKIDKKIAKQEPFVLFFLDLNNFKLVNDAYGHETGDILLLEIANRLKRDLPEKFIISRYGGDEFVLCTTFVDDFQVQSDAYHILSAIEKPFNNPALPPLNITASIGISLFPENGNSVDSLITAADIAMYEAKKAKGDQWRRYESVMSKSLNRRLIIEKSLKEAILTNAYYTVFQPQVNILKDEIIGIEVLSRWKHPELGYISPDEFIAIAEETGQIRMLTEHIIDTSLLTYNKWKKISGFAGGISINVSSSLLNEPSFVSFLMYQLEKYSIPRGILEIEITENVQIFSSSIINNHMHDIQQAGIRIAIDDFGVGYSNLSYISNLPISKIKIDKFFTNCIGKNTKGEAILQAIIVLANNLKIDVLAEGVETEKQRDFLIANNCALIQGFFYDMPLNEDQFIYRLQQFGIRYPAKQKENL; encoded by the coding sequence ATGTATAAAGAAATAATCGATTCGTTGCAAGACTCTATAGCAGTTATAAATGCGGACGGTGAAATTATTGTTACAAATAAATCCTGGAAAAAGTTTTGCCAGGAGACTAATGGATGTCTCAAAAATGCGGACGTCGTTGGCATAAATTACTTGGAAATTTTATCTAATTCTATTTACCTAGAGGAATACAATGGAATATTAGCAGTATTAAAAGGAGAGATTCCTTTTTTTAACACAACTTATCCATGCTTATCGGAGAATTGGTATACCAAGTTAGTGAGTCCTCTTATGGATCAAGGTAAAATTATAGGTGCAACGATTACCCATAAAGACATAAGTGAATATGAAAAAGAACGCATAGAAATGTATAACGATTTAGAAAATATGACAGATGCATTTTTAACGGTTGATAAAGACTGGCAAATTACCTTTCTTAATAAAGAGGCAGAAAAGCTATTGTTTGCTTCTAAAGAAGATTTACTAGGGGTAGACTTATGGGAAATTTACCCTGATGCAGTCGATTCGATATTTAATGAAAACTATTCAAAAACGATGTATGAACGTGTGGAGACTCGTTTCGAAGCATATTATGATCCCTTAGAAACATGGTTTGAAATCCATGCTTACCCGAAAGGAAAAAGTGGGGTATCTATTTTTTTTAATAATATTAACGATAAAAAGTCAAAAGAAGATAAACTATGGAATACGGCTCATCATGACCATCTTACGGAAATGCCTAATCGTTTACTTTTATATAAAAAGATAGATAAGAAAATAGCAAAACAGGAACCATTTGTATTGTTCTTTTTAGATCTGAACAATTTTAAACTAGTAAATGATGCATATGGTCATGAAACGGGAGATATTCTATTACTAGAAATAGCTAATAGGTTAAAACGGGATCTACCTGAAAAGTTCATTATTTCTCGATATGGGGGAGACGAGTTTGTTCTTTGCACTACATTTGTAGATGATTTTCAAGTTCAAAGTGATGCCTACCATATTTTGTCTGCTATTGAAAAACCGTTTAATAATCCCGCATTACCTCCTTTAAATATAACAGCGAGTATAGGGATAAGTTTGTTCCCTGAAAATGGTAACTCTGTGGATTCTTTAATCACTGCTGCCGATATTGCGATGTACGAAGCGAAAAAAGCAAAGGGTGACCAATGGAGACGTTATGAAAGTGTTATGTCGAAGTCTTTAAATAGACGTCTTATTATTGAAAAAAGCTTGAAAGAAGCAATTCTAACAAATGCATATTATACTGTTTTTCAGCCTCAAGTAAATATTTTAAAGGACGAAATTATAGGGATTGAAGTATTATCTAGATGGAAACATCCTGAGTTAGGATATATTTCACCTGATGAGTTTATAGCTATCGCAGAGGAAACTGGTCAGATTCGAATGCTTACAGAGCATATAATAGATACTTCGCTTTTAACATACAATAAATGGAAAAAAATAAGCGGGTTCGCTGGTGGAATTTCAATAAATGTGTCATCCTCTTTATTGAATGAGCCGTCGTTTGTTTCATTTCTTATGTATCAATTAGAGAAGTATTCAATTCCAAGAGGGATATTAGAAATCGAGATTACAGAAAATGTGCAAATTTTTTCATCCTCTATTATTAATAATCATATGCATGATATCCAACAAGCAGGTATTCGTATAGCTATTGATGATTTTGGAGTAGGTTATTCGAACTTATCCTATATAAGTAATTTACCAATATCCAAAATAAAAATAGATAAGTTTTTTACAAATTGTATTGGAAAAAATACAAAAGGTGAAGCTATTCTCCAAGCGATTATTGTACTTGCTAATAATTTAAAGATAGACGTTCTTGCAGAGGGAGTAGAGACCGAGAAACAGAGGGACTTTCTTATAGCTAATAATTGTGCTTTAATACAAGGATTTTTTTATGATATGCCACTAAATGAAGATCAATTTATTTATCGCTTACAGCAATTCGGCATTAGATATCCTGCAAAACAAAAGGAAAATTTGTGA
- a CDS encoding TetR/AcrR family transcriptional regulator has product MNLENHSMGDRRIRRTKNLLKGHFIQLVKEKGYKNVTVTDIVEKADYNRSTFYLHFKDKEDIAEELVAETLAELETAFHQPFINTKVVEYDLILPSSNAFFRHFYVNREFYSLLSLEDTIPRFKEKFFLKFKEVFEGITYLNEANEGIVLEHFNTYKMYGSYGVILEWINGGCIQTPEEIADNLLEIFKTNSISFRFNKKS; this is encoded by the coding sequence ATGAATTTAGAAAATCATTCGATGGGAGATCGAAGAATTCGGAGAACAAAAAATCTCCTGAAGGGGCATTTTATCCAACTAGTGAAAGAAAAAGGATATAAAAATGTAACGGTCACGGATATCGTGGAGAAGGCTGACTATAATAGAAGCACATTCTATTTACATTTTAAAGATAAGGAAGACATAGCCGAAGAATTAGTTGCCGAAACTTTGGCAGAGTTAGAAACGGCATTTCATCAACCTTTTATAAACACGAAGGTTGTTGAATATGACCTCATCTTACCTTCATCTAATGCTTTTTTTAGGCATTTTTATGTTAATAGAGAATTTTATAGTTTATTAAGCTTGGAAGATACCATTCCTAGATTTAAAGAAAAATTCTTTTTGAAGTTTAAAGAAGTTTTCGAAGGAATCACATATTTAAATGAAGCAAATGAGGGTATTGTGCTAGAGCACTTTAATACGTATAAAATGTACGGTTCTTACGGCGTTATTCTGGAATGGATAAACGGTGGTTGTATACAAACACCAGAGGAAATCGCAGATAATCTGTTAGAAATATTTAAAACCAATTCCATTTCATTTCGATTCAATAAGAAAAGCTAG